The following are from one region of the Strix uralensis isolate ZFMK-TIS-50842 chromosome 4, bStrUra1, whole genome shotgun sequence genome:
- the LOC141942317 gene encoding protein O-GlcNAcase-like isoform X7 encodes MEQITSQTCVNSSEQCDKREIAARRMRAGFYGRPWSMEQRKLLFQWLKHRGLNCYMYAPKDELKHRLLWREPYTEHEPACSLSSKLPKSRVWSLFSPFLLARTWCFQVPGIGSCCSKNSGRGASSLCPCLQVAAMGCHSFALLFDDIDPCMCQADRDVFPSLAQAQASVANEVYQELGQPSVFLFCPTEYCSSLCSPCPRQSCYLLTIGQELLPGIGIIWTGPKVVSQELSAALLEEVEGVLRRPPVIWDNLYANDYDCRRVFLGPYMGRAPGLVPRLRGLLLNPNCELQANFIPIHTLGSWFRSELGSGAHPDLAGGRTPGHPSASLKGGTRLQPGTAGGQGVMTNPQPHDSVPSGTDQHGPEPCGMAAGEGRRKVTSEPEKGSGSGSPADGQQSPVGDGDQLTTGSRGSCEPSCALPGTAGSAQSAGTPEATETLPSPRPTMCCSNGANTSQNLSLPTGDARAGGGSPCQPPRGTQPEASRADMPQTPPGPGAGTSPGPTAPLTDRAGTSPGPMAPLTDGAGTSPGPTAPLADGAGASPGPTALLTNGAGAIPGPTAPLANRAGTSPGPTAPVTPEEAGSSPMALLTLEEAVSGPTVPLTPKEARTSSTALLTLEEAGSVPVALLTLKEATSSSTAPVTPEEDTSSPMAPLTLGEVRMLVELFYLPYHHGPLAQRLLEHFRWLWANSLSVGVPAPAADACEGMRWRGRARSFQLLCAQTCRLHSRFVSSAGRALLYDLHPYLWDIRNMLLAAGALVLWLDGHLLCDPDPKGTWGSCFGWCQSITAPIPLRGDAEPWARRGGLFGELQALLPVGNSCDLFYHPPPLFPSSQLYLLRPLLPLDKGELYRMCRESLDCGPEVAEILAAHPDLLGDRLLGSFLSLSPEYTFVLEDEEGPCGYAAGALCAEGFLQQRDSSWLPALRHKYPRDLGTGAPALGQDALEEALLFFHAELPAVPLPVLQRFPSLVQLGTAPRVLDVGASRSLAICLLSALRANGSRGVFCQVSAADQQQLSFYGKLGFVALPVAWSSSPSAQLLGRLL; translated from the exons ATGGTGTTTTCAAGTGCCGGGGATCGGCTCCTGCTGCAGCAAAAACTCAGGCAG GGGTGCTAGCAGCCTGTGCCCATGCCTGCAGGTGGCTGCCATGGGGTGCCACTCCTTCGCGCTGCTCTTTGACGACATCGACCCCTGCATGTGCCAAGCGGACAGAGATGTCTTCCCCTCCCTGGCGCAGGCTCAGGCCTCTGTGGCCAACGAGGTGTACCAGGAGCTGGGCCAAccatctgtcttcctcttctgcccTACAG AGTACTGCAGctctctctgctctccctgccccagACAGTCCTGCTACTTGTTGACCATCGGCCAGGAGCTGCTCCCAGGGATCGGCATCATCTGGACAG GCCCGAAGGTGGTGTCACAGGAGCTCTCAGCCgcgctgctggaggaggtggagggtgTCCTGCGACGTCCACCCGTCATCTGGGACAACCTGTACGCCAACGACTATGACTGCAGACGTGTCTTCCTGGGCCCCTACATGGGACGTGCCCCCGGCCTCGTGCCCAGGCTCCGTGGGCTGCTCCTCAACCCCAACTGCGAGCTCCAGGCCAACTTCATCCCCATACACACACTGGGCAGCTGGTTCCGGAGTGAGCTGGGGAGTGGTGCCCACCCTGATCTCGCAG GAGGAAGGACCCCGGGACACCCCAGTGCCAGCCTCAAGGGCGGAACAAGGCTGCAGCCCGGCACAGCGGGAGGACAGGGAGTCATGACCAACCCCCAACCCCATGACTCTGTTCCCAGTGGGACAGACCAGCACGGCCCTGAGCCCTGCGGCAtggcagcaggggagggaaggaggaaggtgaCCTCGGAGCCCGAGAAGGGCAGTGGGAGCGGGTCCCCTGCTGATGGCCAGCAAAGCCCTGTGGGGGATGGGGACCAGCTCACCacggggagcagagggagctgtgAGCCTTCCTGTGCTCTGCCCGGCACGGCTGGGAGTGCTCAGTCTGCAGGAACACCAGAGGCTACCGAGACCCTCCCCAGCCCACGTCCCACCATGTGCTGCAGCAATGGGGCCAACACCAGCCAGAACCTCTCCCTGCCCACCGGTGATGCCAGGGCGGGGGGTggcagcccctgccagccccccagAGGTACCCAGCCTGAGGCCAGCAGAGCTGACATGCCCCAGACACCCCCAGGGCCGGGGGCTGGCACCAGCCCTGGCCCCACGGCACCACTCACCGACAGGGCTGGCACCAGCCCTGGCCCCATGGCACCACTCACTGATGGGGCTGGCACCAGCCCTGGCCCCACGGCACCGCTCGCCGATGGGGCTGGCGCCAGCCCTGGCCCCACGGCACTGCTCACCAACGGGGCTGGTGCCATTCCTGGCCCCACGGCACCGCTCGCCAACAGGGCTGGCACCAGCCCTGGCCCCACAGCACCAGTGACCCCAGAGGAGgctgggtccagccccatggccctGCTGACCCTGGAGGAGGCTGTATCTGGCCCCACGGTACCACTGACCCCCAAGGAGGCCAGGACCAGCTCCACAGCACTGCTGACCCTGGAGGAGGCTGGGTCTGTCCCTGTGGCACTGCTGACACTCAAGGAGGCCACGTCCAGCTCCACAGCACCTGTGACTCCAGAGGAGGACACGTCCAGCCCCATGGCACCGCTGACTCTGGGGGAGGTGCGGATGCTGGTGGAGCTCTTCTACCTGCCCTACCATCATGGGCCACTGGCGCAGCGTCTCCTGGAGCACTTTCGGTGGCTCTGGGCAAACAGCCTCAGCGTGGGGGTCCCAGCCCCGGCAGCCGATGCCTGCGAG GGCATGCGGTGGCGCGGCCGAGCCCGATCCTTCCAGCTGCTCTGCGCTCAGACGTGCCGCCTGCACAGCCGCTTCGTCAGCAGCGCCGGACGGGCATTGCTCTACGACCTCCATCCCTACCTCTGGGACATCCGCAACATGCTGCTGGCTGCCGGCGCCCTCGTCCTGTGGCTGG ATGGCCATCTGCTCTGCGACCCTGACCCCAAGGGCACCTGGGGAAGCTGCTTTGGCT GGTGCCAGAGCATCACTGCCCCGATCCCGCTGCGGGGGGACGCTGAGCCCTGGGCACGTCGTGGGGGCCTCTTTGGAGAGCTGCAG GCGCTGCTGCCCGTGGGGAACAGCTGTGACCTTTTCTACCACCCACCTCCGCTCTTCCCGTCCAGCCAGCTGTACCTCCTGCGCCCGCTGCTGCCCCTGGACAAG GGAGAGCTTTACCGAATGTGCCGGGAGAGTTTGGACTGTGGCCCCGAAGTCGCAGAGATCCTCGCAGCCCACCCTGATCTCCTCGGGGACAG GCTGCTGGGCAGCTTCCTGAGCCTGAGCCCCGAGTACACGTTTGTgctggaggatgaggagggtcCGTGTGGCTACGCAGCTGGAGCACTCTGCGCTGAAGGCTtcctgcagcagcgagacagcaGCTGGCTGCCAGCCCTACGGCACAAGTACCCCCGAGACCTGGGCACAGGTGCCCCAGCTCTGGGACAG GATGCCCTGGAGGAAGCGCTGCTCTTCTTCCACGCAGAGCTGCCGGCGGTGCCGCTGCCTGTGCTGCAGCGCTTCCCCTCCCTGGtgcagctgggcacagccccccgTGTGCTGGACGTGGGGGCCAGCCGCAGCCTGGCCATCTGCCTGCTGAGCGCACTCAGGGCCAACG GGTCACGGGGAGTGTTTTGCCAAGTCAGTGCCGCTGACCAGCAGCAACTGAGCTTCTATGGCAAGCTGGGCTTCGTCGCCCTGCCGGTGGCCTGGAGCAGCTCTCCCAGCGCTCAGCTCCTGGGACGCCTCCTCTGA
- the LOC141942317 gene encoding protein O-GlcNAcase-like isoform X2 has translation MEQITSQTCVNSSEQCDKREIAARRMRAGFYGRPWSMEQRKLLFQWLKHRGLNCYMYAPKDELKHRLLWREPYTEHEPACSLSSKLPKSRVWSLFSPFLLARTWCFQVPGIGSCCSKNSGRGASSLCPCLQVAAMGCHSFALLFDDIDPCMCQADRDVFPSLAQAQASVANEVYQELGQPSVFLFCPTEYCSSLCSPCPRQSCYLLTIGQELLPGIGIIWTGPKVVSQELSAALLEEVEGVLRRPPVIWDNLYANDYDCRRVFLGPYMGRAPGLVPRLRGLLLNPNCELQANFIPIHTLGSWFRSELGSGAHPDLAGMETTAALGDSQGPQEGSYSPQEALELALHDWVAEINRQALEQGRTPGHPSASLKGGTRLQPGTAGGQGVMTNPQPHDSVPSGTDQHGPEPCGMAAGEGRRKVTSEPEKGSGSGSPADGQQSPVGDGDQLTTGSRGSCEPSCALPGTAGSAQSAGTPEATETLPSPRPTMCCSNGANTSQNLSLPTGDARAGGGSPCQPPRGTQPEASRADMPQTPPGPGAGTSPGPTAPLTDRAGTSPGPMAPLTDGAGTSPGPTAPLADGAGASPGPTALLTNGAGAIPGPTAPLANRAGTSPGPTAPVTPEEAGSSPMALLTLEEAVSGPTVPLTPKEARTSSTALLTLEEAGSVPVALLTLKEATSSSTAPVTPEEDTSSPMAPLTLGEVRMLVELFYLPYHHGPLAQRLLEHFRWLWANSLSVGVPAPAADACEGMRWRGRARSFQLLCAQTCRLHSRFVSSAGRALLYDLHPYLWDIRNMLLAAGALVLWLDGHLLCDPDPKGTWGSCFGWCQSITAPIPLRGDAEPWARRGGLFGELQALLPVGNSCDLFYHPPPLFPSSQLYLLRPLLPLDKGELYRMCRESLDCGPEVAEILAAHPDLLGDRLLGSFLSLSPEYTFVLEDEEGPCGYAAGALCAEGFLQQRDSSWLPALRHKYPRDLGTGAPALGQDALEEALLFFHAELPAVPLPVLQRFPSLVQLGTAPRVLDVGASRSLAICLLSALRANGSRGVFCQVSAADQQQLSFYGKLGFVALPVAWSSSPSAQLLGRLL, from the exons ATGGTGTTTTCAAGTGCCGGGGATCGGCTCCTGCTGCAGCAAAAACTCAGGCAG GGGTGCTAGCAGCCTGTGCCCATGCCTGCAGGTGGCTGCCATGGGGTGCCACTCCTTCGCGCTGCTCTTTGACGACATCGACCCCTGCATGTGCCAAGCGGACAGAGATGTCTTCCCCTCCCTGGCGCAGGCTCAGGCCTCTGTGGCCAACGAGGTGTACCAGGAGCTGGGCCAAccatctgtcttcctcttctgcccTACAG AGTACTGCAGctctctctgctctccctgccccagACAGTCCTGCTACTTGTTGACCATCGGCCAGGAGCTGCTCCCAGGGATCGGCATCATCTGGACAG GCCCGAAGGTGGTGTCACAGGAGCTCTCAGCCgcgctgctggaggaggtggagggtgTCCTGCGACGTCCACCCGTCATCTGGGACAACCTGTACGCCAACGACTATGACTGCAGACGTGTCTTCCTGGGCCCCTACATGGGACGTGCCCCCGGCCTCGTGCCCAGGCTCCGTGGGCTGCTCCTCAACCCCAACTGCGAGCTCCAGGCCAACTTCATCCCCATACACACACTGGGCAGCTGGTTCCGGAGTGAGCTGGGGAGTGGTGCCCACCCTGATCTCGCAG GGATGGAGACCACggcagccctgggggacagcCAAGGCCCGCAGGAGGGGAGCTACAGCCCCCAGGAGGCCTTGGAGCTGGCGCTGCATGACTGGGTGGCTGAGATAAACCGGCAGGCCTTGGAGCAAG GAAGGACCCCGGGACACCCCAGTGCCAGCCTCAAGGGCGGAACAAGGCTGCAGCCCGGCACAGCGGGAGGACAGGGAGTCATGACCAACCCCCAACCCCATGACTCTGTTCCCAGTGGGACAGACCAGCACGGCCCTGAGCCCTGCGGCAtggcagcaggggagggaaggaggaaggtgaCCTCGGAGCCCGAGAAGGGCAGTGGGAGCGGGTCCCCTGCTGATGGCCAGCAAAGCCCTGTGGGGGATGGGGACCAGCTCACCacggggagcagagggagctgtgAGCCTTCCTGTGCTCTGCCCGGCACGGCTGGGAGTGCTCAGTCTGCAGGAACACCAGAGGCTACCGAGACCCTCCCCAGCCCACGTCCCACCATGTGCTGCAGCAATGGGGCCAACACCAGCCAGAACCTCTCCCTGCCCACCGGTGATGCCAGGGCGGGGGGTggcagcccctgccagccccccagAGGTACCCAGCCTGAGGCCAGCAGAGCTGACATGCCCCAGACACCCCCAGGGCCGGGGGCTGGCACCAGCCCTGGCCCCACGGCACCACTCACCGACAGGGCTGGCACCAGCCCTGGCCCCATGGCACCACTCACTGATGGGGCTGGCACCAGCCCTGGCCCCACGGCACCGCTCGCCGATGGGGCTGGCGCCAGCCCTGGCCCCACGGCACTGCTCACCAACGGGGCTGGTGCCATTCCTGGCCCCACGGCACCGCTCGCCAACAGGGCTGGCACCAGCCCTGGCCCCACAGCACCAGTGACCCCAGAGGAGgctgggtccagccccatggccctGCTGACCCTGGAGGAGGCTGTATCTGGCCCCACGGTACCACTGACCCCCAAGGAGGCCAGGACCAGCTCCACAGCACTGCTGACCCTGGAGGAGGCTGGGTCTGTCCCTGTGGCACTGCTGACACTCAAGGAGGCCACGTCCAGCTCCACAGCACCTGTGACTCCAGAGGAGGACACGTCCAGCCCCATGGCACCGCTGACTCTGGGGGAGGTGCGGATGCTGGTGGAGCTCTTCTACCTGCCCTACCATCATGGGCCACTGGCGCAGCGTCTCCTGGAGCACTTTCGGTGGCTCTGGGCAAACAGCCTCAGCGTGGGGGTCCCAGCCCCGGCAGCCGATGCCTGCGAG GGCATGCGGTGGCGCGGCCGAGCCCGATCCTTCCAGCTGCTCTGCGCTCAGACGTGCCGCCTGCACAGCCGCTTCGTCAGCAGCGCCGGACGGGCATTGCTCTACGACCTCCATCCCTACCTCTGGGACATCCGCAACATGCTGCTGGCTGCCGGCGCCCTCGTCCTGTGGCTGG ATGGCCATCTGCTCTGCGACCCTGACCCCAAGGGCACCTGGGGAAGCTGCTTTGGCT GGTGCCAGAGCATCACTGCCCCGATCCCGCTGCGGGGGGACGCTGAGCCCTGGGCACGTCGTGGGGGCCTCTTTGGAGAGCTGCAG GCGCTGCTGCCCGTGGGGAACAGCTGTGACCTTTTCTACCACCCACCTCCGCTCTTCCCGTCCAGCCAGCTGTACCTCCTGCGCCCGCTGCTGCCCCTGGACAAG GGAGAGCTTTACCGAATGTGCCGGGAGAGTTTGGACTGTGGCCCCGAAGTCGCAGAGATCCTCGCAGCCCACCCTGATCTCCTCGGGGACAG GCTGCTGGGCAGCTTCCTGAGCCTGAGCCCCGAGTACACGTTTGTgctggaggatgaggagggtcCGTGTGGCTACGCAGCTGGAGCACTCTGCGCTGAAGGCTtcctgcagcagcgagacagcaGCTGGCTGCCAGCCCTACGGCACAAGTACCCCCGAGACCTGGGCACAGGTGCCCCAGCTCTGGGACAG GATGCCCTGGAGGAAGCGCTGCTCTTCTTCCACGCAGAGCTGCCGGCGGTGCCGCTGCCTGTGCTGCAGCGCTTCCCCTCCCTGGtgcagctgggcacagccccccgTGTGCTGGACGTGGGGGCCAGCCGCAGCCTGGCCATCTGCCTGCTGAGCGCACTCAGGGCCAACG GGTCACGGGGAGTGTTTTGCCAAGTCAGTGCCGCTGACCAGCAGCAACTGAGCTTCTATGGCAAGCTGGGCTTCGTCGCCCTGCCGGTGGCCTGGAGCAGCTCTCCCAGCGCTCAGCTCCTGGGACGCCTCCTCTGA
- the LOC141942317 gene encoding protein O-GlcNAcase-like isoform X3: MEQITSQTCVNSSEQCDKREIAARRMRAGFYGRPWSMEQRKLLFQWLKHRGLNCYMYAPKDELKHRLLWREPYTEHEAARMQSLIEAAQEQGVEFVFAISAGQDMVFSSAGDRLLLQQKLRQVAAMGCHSFALLFDDIDPCMCQADRDVFPSLAQAQASVANEVYQELGQPSVFLFCPTEYCSSLCSPCPRQSCYLLTIGQELLPGIGIIWTGPKVVSQELSAALLEEVEGVLRRPPVIWDNLYANDYDCRRVFLGPYMGRAPGLVPRLRGLLLNPNCELQANFIPIHTLGSWFRSELGSGAHPDLAGMETTAALGDSQGPQEGSYSPQEALELALHDWVAEINRQALEQGGRTPGHPSASLKGGTRLQPGTAGGQGVMTNPQPHDSVPSGTDQHGPEPCGMAAGEGRRKVTSEPEKGSGSGSPADGQQSPVGDGDQLTTGSRGSCEPSCALPGTAGSAQSAGTPEATETLPSPRPTMCCSNGANTSQNLSLPTGDARAGGGSPCQPPRGTQPEASRADMPQTPPGPGAGTSPGPTAPLTDRAGTSPGPMAPLTDGAGTSPGPTAPLADGAGASPGPTALLTNGAGAIPGPTAPLANRAGTSPGPTAPVTPEEAGSSPMALLTLEEAVSGPTVPLTPKEARTSSTALLTLEEAGSVPVALLTLKEATSSSTAPVTPEEDTSSPMAPLTLGEVRMLVELFYLPYHHGPLAQRLLEHFRWLWANSLSVGVPAPAADACEGMRWRGRARSFQLLCAQTCRLHSRFVSSAGRALLYDLHPYLWDIRNMLLAAGALVLWLDGHLLCDPDPKGTWGSCFGWCQSITAPIPLRGDAEPWARRGGLFGELQALLPVGNSCDLFYHPPPLFPSSQLYLLRPLLPLDKGELYRMCRESLDCGPEVAEILAAHPDLLGDRLLGSFLSLSPEYTFVLEDEEGPCGYAAGALCAEGFLQQRDSSWLPALRHKYPRDLGTGAPALGQDALEEALLFFHAELPAVPLPVLQRFPSLVQLGTAPRVLDVGASRSLAICLLSALRANGSRGVFCQVSAADQQQLSFYGKLGFVALPVAWSSSPSAQLLGRLL, from the exons ATGGTGTTTTCAAGTGCCGGGGATCGGCTCCTGCTGCAGCAAAAACTCAGGCAG GTGGCTGCCATGGGGTGCCACTCCTTCGCGCTGCTCTTTGACGACATCGACCCCTGCATGTGCCAAGCGGACAGAGATGTCTTCCCCTCCCTGGCGCAGGCTCAGGCCTCTGTGGCCAACGAGGTGTACCAGGAGCTGGGCCAAccatctgtcttcctcttctgcccTACAG AGTACTGCAGctctctctgctctccctgccccagACAGTCCTGCTACTTGTTGACCATCGGCCAGGAGCTGCTCCCAGGGATCGGCATCATCTGGACAG GCCCGAAGGTGGTGTCACAGGAGCTCTCAGCCgcgctgctggaggaggtggagggtgTCCTGCGACGTCCACCCGTCATCTGGGACAACCTGTACGCCAACGACTATGACTGCAGACGTGTCTTCCTGGGCCCCTACATGGGACGTGCCCCCGGCCTCGTGCCCAGGCTCCGTGGGCTGCTCCTCAACCCCAACTGCGAGCTCCAGGCCAACTTCATCCCCATACACACACTGGGCAGCTGGTTCCGGAGTGAGCTGGGGAGTGGTGCCCACCCTGATCTCGCAG GGATGGAGACCACggcagccctgggggacagcCAAGGCCCGCAGGAGGGGAGCTACAGCCCCCAGGAGGCCTTGGAGCTGGCGCTGCATGACTGGGTGGCTGAGATAAACCGGCAGGCCTTGGAGCAAG GAGGAAGGACCCCGGGACACCCCAGTGCCAGCCTCAAGGGCGGAACAAGGCTGCAGCCCGGCACAGCGGGAGGACAGGGAGTCATGACCAACCCCCAACCCCATGACTCTGTTCCCAGTGGGACAGACCAGCACGGCCCTGAGCCCTGCGGCAtggcagcaggggagggaaggaggaaggtgaCCTCGGAGCCCGAGAAGGGCAGTGGGAGCGGGTCCCCTGCTGATGGCCAGCAAAGCCCTGTGGGGGATGGGGACCAGCTCACCacggggagcagagggagctgtgAGCCTTCCTGTGCTCTGCCCGGCACGGCTGGGAGTGCTCAGTCTGCAGGAACACCAGAGGCTACCGAGACCCTCCCCAGCCCACGTCCCACCATGTGCTGCAGCAATGGGGCCAACACCAGCCAGAACCTCTCCCTGCCCACCGGTGATGCCAGGGCGGGGGGTggcagcccctgccagccccccagAGGTACCCAGCCTGAGGCCAGCAGAGCTGACATGCCCCAGACACCCCCAGGGCCGGGGGCTGGCACCAGCCCTGGCCCCACGGCACCACTCACCGACAGGGCTGGCACCAGCCCTGGCCCCATGGCACCACTCACTGATGGGGCTGGCACCAGCCCTGGCCCCACGGCACCGCTCGCCGATGGGGCTGGCGCCAGCCCTGGCCCCACGGCACTGCTCACCAACGGGGCTGGTGCCATTCCTGGCCCCACGGCACCGCTCGCCAACAGGGCTGGCACCAGCCCTGGCCCCACAGCACCAGTGACCCCAGAGGAGgctgggtccagccccatggccctGCTGACCCTGGAGGAGGCTGTATCTGGCCCCACGGTACCACTGACCCCCAAGGAGGCCAGGACCAGCTCCACAGCACTGCTGACCCTGGAGGAGGCTGGGTCTGTCCCTGTGGCACTGCTGACACTCAAGGAGGCCACGTCCAGCTCCACAGCACCTGTGACTCCAGAGGAGGACACGTCCAGCCCCATGGCACCGCTGACTCTGGGGGAGGTGCGGATGCTGGTGGAGCTCTTCTACCTGCCCTACCATCATGGGCCACTGGCGCAGCGTCTCCTGGAGCACTTTCGGTGGCTCTGGGCAAACAGCCTCAGCGTGGGGGTCCCAGCCCCGGCAGCCGATGCCTGCGAG GGCATGCGGTGGCGCGGCCGAGCCCGATCCTTCCAGCTGCTCTGCGCTCAGACGTGCCGCCTGCACAGCCGCTTCGTCAGCAGCGCCGGACGGGCATTGCTCTACGACCTCCATCCCTACCTCTGGGACATCCGCAACATGCTGCTGGCTGCCGGCGCCCTCGTCCTGTGGCTGG ATGGCCATCTGCTCTGCGACCCTGACCCCAAGGGCACCTGGGGAAGCTGCTTTGGCT GGTGCCAGAGCATCACTGCCCCGATCCCGCTGCGGGGGGACGCTGAGCCCTGGGCACGTCGTGGGGGCCTCTTTGGAGAGCTGCAG GCGCTGCTGCCCGTGGGGAACAGCTGTGACCTTTTCTACCACCCACCTCCGCTCTTCCCGTCCAGCCAGCTGTACCTCCTGCGCCCGCTGCTGCCCCTGGACAAG GGAGAGCTTTACCGAATGTGCCGGGAGAGTTTGGACTGTGGCCCCGAAGTCGCAGAGATCCTCGCAGCCCACCCTGATCTCCTCGGGGACAG GCTGCTGGGCAGCTTCCTGAGCCTGAGCCCCGAGTACACGTTTGTgctggaggatgaggagggtcCGTGTGGCTACGCAGCTGGAGCACTCTGCGCTGAAGGCTtcctgcagcagcgagacagcaGCTGGCTGCCAGCCCTACGGCACAAGTACCCCCGAGACCTGGGCACAGGTGCCCCAGCTCTGGGACAG GATGCCCTGGAGGAAGCGCTGCTCTTCTTCCACGCAGAGCTGCCGGCGGTGCCGCTGCCTGTGCTGCAGCGCTTCCCCTCCCTGGtgcagctgggcacagccccccgTGTGCTGGACGTGGGGGCCAGCCGCAGCCTGGCCATCTGCCTGCTGAGCGCACTCAGGGCCAACG GGTCACGGGGAGTGTTTTGCCAAGTCAGTGCCGCTGACCAGCAGCAACTGAGCTTCTATGGCAAGCTGGGCTTCGTCGCCCTGCCGGTGGCCTGGAGCAGCTCTCCCAGCGCTCAGCTCCTGGGACGCCTCCTCTGA